A genomic window from Pantoea alhagi includes:
- a CDS encoding YebG family protein, whose protein sequence is MAVETKFVVVRKGEEKMTFASKKEADAYDKMLDMAEAFTDWLIQSELPLEEAQLEKLGLFLAEQKDAVQHILRTSKLPEAQPAVKAAKATATETDDGKAQDETAKKVRAVKAA, encoded by the coding sequence ATGGCTGTTGAAACCAAATTTGTTGTGGTCAGAAAAGGTGAAGAAAAAATGACATTTGCCAGTAAAAAAGAAGCAGACGCATACGACAAAATGCTCGATATGGCAGAAGCTTTTACTGACTGGCTGATACAAAGTGAACTGCCACTGGAGGAAGCGCAACTGGAAAAACTGGGGCTGTTCCTGGCAGAACAAAAAGATGCCGTTCAGCACATTTTGCGTACCAGCAAGCTGCCGGAAGCGCAGCCAGCGGTAAAAGCCGCGAAAGCTACCGCAACGGAAACAGATGACGGTAAAGCACAGGACGAAACGGCAAAAAAAGTACGCGCAGTGAAGGCCGCCTGA
- a CDS encoding prolyl oligopeptidase family serine peptidase, whose product MMPPKAKRVPHEMTLHDDTRVDNYYWLRDDQREDPEVLDYLHAENSYGHQVMQTQKALQDRLLKEMVGRISPQDYSVPYVKNGYRYQSRYEAGNEYAIYYRQPAETETPEEWEVLLDANRRAAHSEFYTMGSLDISPDNRIMALAEDFLSRRQFGIRFRNLETGNWYPEVLENVSSSFAWVNDSKTLYYVRKDKQTLLPYQVWRHNVGTPQQDDELVYEESDDTFYLSVHKTTSEHFVLIALHSTTTTEIHLLDAEYADARPRVFVPRRKGHEYTLDHYDHHFWLRSNREGKNFGLYRTSYLDESRWETIIAPRDHVVMQDFQLFRDWLVVEERQRGLSSLRQICWRTGETFGIAFDDPAYVTWLAYNASPETSKLRYGYSSMTTPSTLFELDMDTGERRVLKQTQINGFDSANYKSEHLWVKARDGVEVPVSLVYHRQHYQPGKNPMLVYGYGSYGTIMDADFSSSRLSLLDRGFIYALVHVRGGGELGQQWYDDGRLLNKMNTFYDFLDVTDALVQQGYGDPQRLYAMGGSAGGLLMGTVINLQPERFHGVVAQVPFVDVVTTMLDESIPLTTGEYDEWGNPDDPQYYHYMKQYSPYDNVTAQPYPHMLVTTGLHDSQVQYWEPAKWVAKLREQKTDENLLLLCTDMDSGHGGKSGRFKSYEGVSLEFAFIIGLAQGTLHGSSGY is encoded by the coding sequence ATGATGCCACCGAAAGCGAAAAGAGTTCCTCACGAAATGACGCTGCATGATGATACGCGCGTCGATAATTACTACTGGCTACGCGACGATCAGCGTGAAGATCCAGAGGTACTGGATTATCTGCACGCTGAAAACAGCTATGGTCATCAAGTGATGCAGACCCAAAAGGCGTTGCAGGATCGCCTGCTGAAAGAGATGGTCGGACGTATTTCGCCGCAGGATTACTCGGTCCCTTACGTGAAAAACGGCTATCGCTATCAAAGCCGTTATGAGGCCGGTAACGAATACGCTATCTATTATCGCCAGCCAGCGGAGACCGAAACGCCGGAGGAGTGGGAAGTGCTGCTGGACGCCAACCGGCGCGCCGCCCACAGTGAATTTTATACCATGGGCTCGCTCGATATCAGTCCTGATAACCGCATTATGGCGCTGGCGGAAGACTTTCTGTCGCGCCGTCAGTTCGGTATCCGTTTCCGTAATCTGGAAACCGGCAACTGGTATCCTGAAGTGCTGGAAAATGTCTCTTCCAGTTTTGCCTGGGTTAACGATTCAAAAACGCTCTATTATGTGCGCAAAGATAAGCAGACGCTGCTGCCGTATCAGGTGTGGCGTCATAATGTCGGCACGCCGCAACAGGATGATGAGCTGGTCTATGAGGAGAGTGATGACACCTTTTACCTCAGCGTGCATAAAACCACTTCGGAACATTTTGTTCTTATTGCGCTGCACAGCACCACTACAACCGAAATCCATCTGCTGGATGCTGAATATGCCGATGCGCGCCCCCGAGTTTTTGTGCCGCGCCGCAAAGGTCATGAATACACGCTCGATCATTACGATCATCACTTCTGGCTGCGCTCGAATCGTGAAGGCAAGAACTTCGGCCTGTATCGCACCAGCTATCTGGATGAATCACGATGGGAAACCATTATCGCGCCGCGCGATCATGTGGTGATGCAGGATTTTCAGCTGTTTCGTGACTGGCTGGTGGTTGAGGAACGCCAGCGTGGCCTTTCCAGCCTGCGGCAGATCTGCTGGCGTACCGGCGAAACCTTTGGGATCGCCTTTGACGATCCCGCTTATGTGACCTGGCTGGCCTATAACGCTTCGCCGGAGACCAGCAAGCTGCGCTACGGCTATTCATCCATGACCACCCCGAGCACGCTGTTTGAACTGGATATGGATACCGGTGAACGGCGCGTATTAAAACAGACGCAGATAAACGGCTTTGACTCCGCTAATTATAAAAGCGAGCACTTGTGGGTTAAAGCGCGGGACGGCGTGGAAGTGCCGGTTTCGCTGGTCTATCACCGCCAGCATTACCAGCCGGGAAAAAATCCGATGCTGGTATATGGGTATGGCTCTTACGGCACCATTATGGATGCCGATTTCAGCTCCAGCCGCCTCAGCCTGCTGGATCGCGGCTTTATCTATGCATTGGTTCATGTGCGCGGCGGCGGCGAACTGGGGCAGCAGTGGTATGACGATGGGCGTTTACTGAACAAGATGAACACTTTTTATGACTTTCTCGATGTAACCGATGCGCTGGTTCAACAGGGCTATGGCGATCCACAGCGGCTCTATGCAATGGGTGGCAGCGCGGGCGGCCTGCTGATGGGAACGGTGATAAATCTACAACCTGAGCGTTTTCATGGCGTCGTGGCGCAGGTGCCGTTTGTGGATGTGGTGACCACTATGCTGGATGAGTCGATTCCGCTTACCACCGGCGAGTATGACGAATGGGGCAATCCCGACGATCCACAGTATTATCACTATATGAAGCAATACAGCCCATACGATAACGTCACCGCTCAGCCCTATCCGCATATGCTGGTAACCACGGGCCTGCATGATTCTCAGGTACAGTACTGGGAGCCGGCCAAGTGGGTTGCTAAGCTGCGCGAGCAGAAGACCGATGAAAATCTGCTGCTGCTCTGTACCGATATGGATTCCGGCCACGGCGGGAAATCGGGACGTTTTAAATCTTATGAAGGTGTTTCGCTGGAATTTGCTTTTATTATCGGCCTGGCGCAGGGCACGCTGCACGGCAGCAGCGGCTATTAA
- the purT gene encoding formate-dependent phosphoribosylglycinamide formyltransferase, with protein MTILGTALRPGATRVMLLGSGELGKEVAIECQRLGVEVIAVDRYADAPAMHVAHRSHVINMLDGEALKALINQERPDFVVPEIEAIATDMLIELEQQGQRVVPAAQAARLTMNREGIRRLAAETLGLPTSSYRFADSKTAFIAAAEEIGFPCIIKPVMSSSGKGQSFIRDASQLEKAWDYAQQGGRAGAGKVIIEGVVTFDFEITLLTVSAVDGIHFCAPVGHRQEDGDYRESWQPQQMSPLALARAEQIAEKVVKALGGFGLFGVELFVCGDEVIFSEVSPRPHDTGMVTLISQDLSEFALHVRAFLGLPIGAIRQYGPAASAVILPELQSNNVSYSDVEKALGAGQQLRLFAKPDIDGKRRMGVALATAESVEEAVSRAVAAAAAVRVSG; from the coding sequence ATGACGATTCTTGGAACTGCGCTGCGTCCGGGTGCGACGCGCGTGATGCTGTTGGGTTCAGGTGAACTGGGCAAAGAAGTGGCAATCGAATGTCAGCGTCTGGGCGTTGAGGTGATCGCTGTTGATCGTTATGCCGATGCGCCGGCCATGCATGTTGCCCACCGCAGCCATGTCATTAATATGCTGGATGGCGAAGCGCTGAAAGCGCTGATTAACCAGGAGCGCCCCGACTTTGTGGTACCGGAAATTGAAGCTATCGCCACCGATATGCTGATTGAGCTGGAGCAGCAGGGACAGCGCGTAGTGCCAGCCGCTCAGGCGGCGCGTCTGACCATGAATCGTGAAGGTATTCGCCGTCTGGCAGCTGAAACGCTGGGCCTGCCTACCTCCAGCTATCGCTTTGCCGACAGTAAAACCGCTTTTATCGCCGCGGCAGAAGAGATTGGTTTCCCCTGCATCATTAAACCGGTCATGAGCTCTTCCGGCAAAGGCCAAAGTTTTATTCGTGATGCGTCACAGCTGGAAAAAGCGTGGGACTATGCGCAACAGGGCGGACGCGCCGGAGCGGGAAAAGTCATTATTGAAGGCGTGGTAACATTTGATTTTGAAATTACCCTGCTTACCGTAAGCGCCGTGGACGGCATCCACTTCTGCGCGCCTGTCGGCCATCGTCAGGAAGATGGCGATTATCGTGAATCCTGGCAGCCGCAGCAGATGAGCCCGCTGGCATTAGCACGCGCTGAGCAGATCGCTGAAAAAGTGGTTAAGGCGCTGGGTGGCTTTGGGTTATTTGGCGTTGAGCTCTTTGTCTGCGGTGATGAGGTGATCTTTAGCGAAGTTTCGCCGCGCCCGCATGATACCGGCATGGTAACGCTGATTTCACAGGATCTCTCTGAGTTTGCCCTGCATGTACGTGCCTTTTTAGGCCTGCCGATTGGGGCGATTCGTCAGTACGGCCCCGCCGCGTCAGCGGTTATTTTACCGGAGCTGCAGAGCAACAATGTCAGCTATAGCGATGTGGAAAAAGCATTAGGTGCCGGTCAACAGCTGCGGCTGTTTGCTAAACCGGACATCGACGGCAAACGGCGCATGGGCGTAGCGCTGGCCACTGCAGAAAGCGTTGAGGAAGCGGTTAGTCGCGCGGTTGCGGCAGCGGCGGCGGTCAGGGTAAGCGGTTAA
- a CDS encoding tellurite resistance TerB family protein, translated as MSNWLQQVQKMLSNTAIGNAGAKAQGGSEGLSKMLAPGALGGLAGMLISNKSSRNLLSKYGKNALVIGGSAAAGVLLWNKYKQRVREAHQGEPEFGQQATPVDQRAERLITALVFAAKSDGHIDGEERKAIEQNIHQAGYGEQAEALIQQAINRPLDPHWLAQGIKNEEEALELYFLSCAAIDVDHFMERSYLKELGDALKIPVDVREDIEKDIRTEKEKLPS; from the coding sequence ATGAGTAACTGGCTGCAGCAGGTGCAAAAAATGTTAAGCAATACGGCAATTGGCAACGCGGGCGCAAAAGCGCAGGGCGGCAGCGAAGGGTTAAGTAAAATGCTGGCGCCTGGCGCGCTCGGTGGCCTGGCCGGAATGCTTATCTCCAATAAATCTTCCCGTAATCTGTTAAGCAAATATGGCAAAAATGCGCTGGTGATTGGCGGCAGCGCGGCGGCAGGCGTTCTGCTGTGGAATAAATACAAGCAGCGGGTGCGCGAAGCCCATCAGGGTGAGCCTGAGTTTGGTCAGCAGGCGACACCGGTGGATCAGCGTGCAGAACGATTAATCACCGCGCTGGTGTTTGCTGCAAAAAGCGACGGACATATTGATGGCGAGGAACGTAAAGCCATTGAGCAAAATATCCATCAGGCAGGGTACGGCGAGCAGGCGGAGGCGCTGATTCAGCAGGCGATCAACCGTCCACTGGACCCGCACTGGCTGGCGCAGGGAATAAAAAACGAGGAAGAGGCGCTGGAACTCTATTTCCTGAGCTGTGCGGCTATCGATGTCGATCACTTTATGGAACGCAGCTACCTGAAAGAGCTGGGCGATGCGCTGAAGATCCCTGTAGATGTGCGCGAAGATATTGAGAAAGATATTCGTACCGAAAAAGAAAAACTTCCTTCCTGA